Part of the Diabrotica virgifera virgifera chromosome 6, PGI_DIABVI_V3a genome, ttaacattGGATAAAACATGTTGTGGATGAGACGTACCATTGTCTAGAAACAAAAGAACTTTTCGATTTTCTCTCTGCATTCTTCTATCAAATTTATTTAGCCAGTCTGTCATGATTTCCCTTGTCATCCACGACTTCTTATGGCTATACCATTCGATAGGTAATTTTTCTATGTGTGAAACCTTGAAACAACGGGGTTTTTTACTTTTTCCAATTACTGAGTGGCCTTTCTTTGTCCCCTATTATGTTGGTGCAAAATAGTATTGTGACTCTTTCTTTGGAAGCCTTATTTGCAGTGCATCTTTCTCCTTTTAGGTATAAGTTTTGTTGGGTAATGCTCTAAAAAATAATCCCGTCTCATCTGCGTTAAAAATGTCTCGCGGAGAGAGAGCGAGCAGTTTCTCTTTCCAGTCAGAAACCACTAATAAATCTACAGCAGCTGCTTACGCACATATGgatttcaaggaaatattatgaCGCTTACAAAATTTCTCGAGCCATCCGCCAGAAGCTTTCATAATATCGAGACTTAGTTCCTTTGCAACTTCTAATgatttttcttgaataattttaccACAAACAGGAATATTTTTAGACCTCACTTTACAAAACCAATCGAAAACGAAAACAATTTGGTCTCATGCAGCaccctacgttttcaaaaattttattttcgctTCCAGGTTTCCGCTCTcagaaaattaattaatttaatcacATGTTTCAAAATTTCACTAGCTTGAGTTTTTCCAATTCCAAATTTTTCTGCTAACTTTCTAACACTTAACTTATGCATCTCTGCATAATGAACCATatcgactttttctttcaaacctaaaaacttccttttggTGGACGCCATATTATTTACGTTGCAAAACCTTCAGaactaaaattatttcagttTTACTAATTTTACATAGGTCGATATTCAGATAAAATCTATTACGAAATTTAATCCGAAAGTAACAAAAATTAAGTtgagtttttgaatattttgcttCATCTGATATTTCcgttaaaattaatataataaaatacaataacTTCATCATAAAATTTAATGTTCCTGGCATCGGCATTCGCGTCATCGGTCACACACAGGACATtagtaaaatgtattattttgCTTGCTTTGCTTACAGTTTGTTAATGTAAAgtggaaatatcaaacttttattACTTGGTGCCGCTAACGTAAACAGTTATATCAAATATCACCCATCTCATGGACATCTGtattgatttgaaataataaatctatactaaatttacaatcaagatgcagtagaaataaacaaaccaagacacgttaaatgctactaggagcactcccgaatcgtaatttacaatgtataaattttggaaatcatgatttgggatttacaatgtatatacattgtaaattatgattctggagtgctcctagtagaatttaacgtgtcttggtttgtttaattctactgcatcttgattgtaaatttagtataggtagcTTTATTATATAACATTAGAATGTAAAATATTtggataaaaatttttatttttccatttgcTGTCCGCATTTGCACAGGCCGTTGAAGGGAGTTAAAGGGTACAAGTTCGCATATCGccgaatgatttttgttttaaaaatcgtccgtatagaggaggtgtccggcgaagaaaggtgtccgttaagagagagtttactatataaaactataaataaatgaaatattacTTAATACGTTCTCAATAAATAAGGATCATTTTTATATGTAGATATCACAATTGTATCAAAATTGTATAGATATCATAATTGAATATAACAAGCAGTTCGAAAATTCCAACTCGTATTACAATTTCGCTACGAAGCTCAAATACCGGTaggtaatttaatatattttttgtttcattttatgtaTAATGTATTTCTAAATATTAGTGCGTCcttcagtttggcaacattgaATGGACGCAACTGTGTATGGTTGGAGGTATATACGGAGTTAACAAAGCCGCCTGTTATAAAGATGCAATAATggtttaaaataaacgaaaattcgaatatttaaaaaattaaaatataataaaacaaagtatagttccatattagaaattaaattttaaaccaatATTCGTCGGAAAATTATCAATTTTCCTTGTATTTCCAGGAGACGCAATAAGATCGCTTTGTTATACGGACGCAGTAATGGTAAcatgatgtatatatatatatatatctatatatatatatatatataaaatagatgaaatagagaatgtggaaaaatccccttacgaacaattcacacatccaccatttcgggctgggaaaaatttttctaatagaatcaaagatccaaacaccagttcttagaaatgtgtttcgccctcttcaacctctctgggctcgtcggtaaagacaagaggttgaatatctttagacacattctaataaaaaaacaacattcgagatatatatatatatatatatatatatatatatatatatataaatatatatatatatatatatatatatatatatatatacgaatttcactatttttgggtatagaagtcaaactggggccttaaagtacactattatttaaagcttgaatattggataatagtgtactttaaggccccagtttgacttctatacccaaaaatagtgaaattcgtatttcctaataagtcaattaagatactatttgtatatatatatatatatatatatatatatatatatatatatatatatatatatatatatatatacctatatatatatatattaaaaacaaaagatgtagatcttttgtttttaaaatgtttattaaaaattaaaataaaaaaaaaataaaaatattaaattaaaatgttCTTTTGTTTGAgaaaacacactcagtgatcaaaagatccaaagttacTGGTTTGGACCATGGTACAAAGACGCCAGGTACGATAGCCGGAATATCCGAAATTCGGATGAGTTCACGCATGACGTCACAATGAGAGTGATTTGAAATATTCCCCATTTAAAACATTAGCGCTCGGAACACAATTAGTCTTAAATTGGTCataaatagtcattttaatagaTTAATATAGTTTCTATTTAACTATTTTGGATTTATTGAAATGTAggtgttttattattttgatttaaaaaattaattaacaatacaatgaacaaaaataaatttctaaACTAAATTTGTGAgttatatttacaattttttttgtattcgtcgctttttaaataaattttacgagCTTGTTTTTGATTGGCTTGTCTTATTTGGCACCAGTGTTAAGGAGGGGATCGAGCCATGGGCCTACATATAAAAATTTGTAGGGGGctagacgtgaagatgttgcacattacattttgtatactttgaatgataatatatagtttaaagcaaccGAAAAGTCATGGGGGGCCACGCTCCCCCCTACCCATATGTATGGACCCCTATGAATCGAGCCATCATTTAGTTGCACGTAAACAGATAAAAAAATTGATTATTAATAGTCTGAAACAAAAtcacaaaacaaataaaacacaagactttaagttacaattttctttaattttctcttatttctcatattttctttaaatgttaagtttaattttttaatcCTAAAATACATGCGCGACCGAAAGAATAGGTGTTTGGTTTTGTAATCACATTCAATCTTTTCAGACAAGTCAATCAGTCTTTGCAAATAATTTTTCCCTGACTTTAACTGAAGTCCAGAtccattaaaattattaaatatagtaTCCAGTTGATGCATTTTTACCACCAATTCTTCTGGAGGTTTCTTTAGGCCCCCTTCGAAGACTTGGTCAATCCACGTGTAAGTGGAAGTATCCGTACTTTCAGGCAAATCTAACTTCTTGCAGATATACCCACTGACATATTCCAATGCATCCCGgtatcccgaatgaagtacgtgcctcctagtggcgggatacgggcaacaatacattggcttatagggcagtccttacagtagggatcctggcctatacagaaaaatgcaggcgggtgtggggtaatactgcactttggttgcattggtggtgtattggctaaacgtgcaggacagggcagggtatggtgctgatagaaaaggcattcaggcatcaaatatccaaaaatcttttcaggccataataatgaaaagaccttctccaaacgaaataaaaacttatactgaaatgatggcatctcctgaggtaaaatgttccggaagtaaaatgagcctccattcggatctccgggtgaggactatctcagggggaacaccattgcaggttagaaaaatcaggatagggtcttggaatcttggtagtcttacaggtaagagtctggagttagtggatgcgctcaaacgaagaagagttcaaattgcttgtattcaagaaactaggtggaaaggacaaagggcgaaagaactaggtgatggatataaattgtggtatgtagggagtagtaacactagaaatggagttggtataattgctgatagtgaaatgaaagataacgtagtagatgttgtaagaacgagtgatagaatgatgtcagtgaaatttgtaattgataaagaggtattgaatgttgtgtgtgtgtatgctcctcaaacaggtctgggtgagaatgaaagaagagctttctatgatcaattgggagacatactgagtgatattccagcggaggagaaagttataataggaggtgatttcaatgcacatgtgggccaagccaagacaggatatgaaacaatacatgggggattaggctttggaactagaaatgaagctggagatgacatgctagaattagcaacagcattggatatggcgattgttaacacattctttaaaaagagagaaactcaacttattacctacaaaagtggacaacatcaatcccaaatagactacttcatgataaggaaagaagacatacgtgaatgcaaggactgcaaggtaatagttagtgagacagtaagccaacaacataagctgcttgttctggacatcgaagtaaaaagcgaaactaaacaaaaatatcggagaggaccacaaaaaatcaagtggtggatgctaaaagatgagaaggaaggtctattcagggaaagagtagtagaaaaaatatgttggaacatgaaaggaagccctaacacaatttggagaaaaatggccaatattattagagagacggctattgaaatacttgggaaaacgtcaggaaagaagtttgaagataaagagacttggtggtggtcaaatgaagtacaaggaaacataaaagagaagagaaaattatataaaaagtggcaagaaaccagatcggacatagatcttcaaaactatatggtcgccaaaaaggaagcgaaagtagcagtagcaaaagctaaagcagaagcgtattcaaacctatacgatcaacttgataccagggaaggcgaaacgaagatatataaaatagccaaacagagagcaaagaaagcaaaagattttaatcagattagatgtatccgagatgaaaataataaaatactagttcacgaaagggatgtcaaaaagagatggagaaagtactttgacagcttattaaatgaagaatttgacagacagcctgtagagtcaacggagacagtagcagcaatggtcaccaaaataaccaacgaggaagtggctcaagcgcttcaaaaaataaagaaaggaaaagcggtaggaccagatgatattcctggggaagtatggagagcattgggagagacaggaacaaggtggctagcaggtctatttaatagaattatggaagttggacaaatgccagacgaatggagaagcagtatactggtacctgtttacaaaaacaagggagatatacaacaatgtacaaactacagggctataaaactgcttagccacaccatgaaaatatgggaaagagtaattgatagacggatacgtgaagagaccgaaatatccgagaagcaatttggctttatgcagggtagatcaacaacagatgcaattttcattataaggcagttgatggaaaaatacaggagtaaagaaacaaacgctcatatggtattcattgatcttgagaaagcatatgatagagttcctcgagagattctgtggtggacactcaataagaaaggagtccctggtgaatatgtaaagattgtgagggatatgtatgagggagtaacgactagtgttaggacaggtgtgggagagactgataaatttcatgtgaaagtaggattgcatcaaggttctgtgcttagtccgtatttattctcattagttttggaccagataacagcgaaaatacagggtaacattccatggtgcttaatgtatgctgatgatgtcgtgttagtaggaaatagtgaaagagacttagaacaaaaactggaacagtggagacaagctctggaggaaaaaggtttaaaacttagtaggacaaaaacagagtatttggaatgttcatttaaagatggagctactacaaataaaatggtatctttggatggtgaaatgattgtaaaaagcaatagttttaagtacctaggatcggtattacagagtaatggagaaatagatggagatgcatgcagtagaattagggctggatggatgaagtggaaagaagcgagtggtgtgttgtgtgacagaaaaattccaatgaagctgaagggaaaattctataaaacagccataagaccagctatgatgtacggaactgaatgttgggcagtgaaaaagaaagaggaacagcgaatgcatgtggcggaaatgagaatgcttagatggatgagtggagtgacaaagaaggataaaattagaaatgagtatattaggggaagtctaggtgtggcaccaatttatgccaaaatgagagagcataggttaagatggtttggtcatgttcaacgtcgagacgttaaccacccaatacgaagaatagctgaagtgcagattcctggaaggagtaggagaggaagaccaaagaagacctggggggagacgataaggcaggacatgttggtaaaggggattaacattgatatggcccaagatagaattgtgtggagaaatgcaattagggaagccgaccccgcatagggataaggcaaagagaatgatgatattCTAATGCATCATATTGTAATTGGTTTAATTCTTCGACGTCTGCATccacttcttctttttctacATCGTCAGATAAATCTGAGAAGTATGCTTTGCATAACAAAACTTCACCTAAATTATCAATTGGACCATCACTGACCTCATCAGCTTCGGATAAACTCCCTTCATTCCTtcccaaaatataattttttacgcgGTAGCGAAATTCCACCGCATCGGGATGGTCATGTAAGCCACCAGCCCTCCGCATGTTGCCAAAAAAATTCTCAAGTACATCTTGGTTTAGATTGTACGTAAGAATATACTTTATATCGACTTTGGATTTTATATCCTCAAATAAACCTTTTAGTGCGTTGTTGGTTTGAATTATTCCTAAAAGTAACAACGGAATTAAATTTAGTCAAAAGGGAGATAacatttatattaattattagctccaaaaaatagttttaattaaaataagttaaAAGCAAAACAACTTACCTTTctgaaaaggaaacaattactgtTTTCCTTTAACTTTTAAAGCTTTCATAGCTTGTGTCATCTcgtcaataattttattttgaatctCTAGATTCAATCCATAGCCTTGTACTCGGTCTCGGGAATCTGCATAAGGTACCCTGACGTTAAGGCAATTAAACCAATCATTtacctaaaaaaaaaaaacaacaaaatatatGAACTGAGAAGTAGTCAACTTTTAAATGAGGCTTACCAATTTAAAAAACTGAGTCGTTTCTATCCAACTTTCATCCTGAAAGTACCCCAGTGTTCCACACCTATTAATGGCTTGAGCAgtattatttgaaaataattttgttgCAAACTTTACTTTTTGCCTTCGCTCTTTACGTATATTTAACATTTCTTCATTTATATTAAATGATATTGTTAAATCTGATCCAGATGTaagttttaataatttaaaaataatgtccTTATTAATTTCCGCTCCATGAAAAATAAAGCCATGGTCAAGAAAATTATTTCTTATAAGATTTATAAGGTGTGGTGCATCACATAAGACATGTATCTTATGATTTGTAGGGCCTATGAACCATGGCTTTTCTTCATTTACCTCAAGATTTTTATGAAGGCCTCTGTTACCACCTCCCATATCGCTAACAACAGCACAAACATGAAAGCCtgcttcttctacttctttaatTATGGCAAACAGAATTGATTTTTCCATTTTTGTATCGAAATCAAAATAAATTGGCTGCTTCCAGGATGTCAGAAGTCCCCTCATCATTGCTACCTGAACATAGTTGCTAGGTTTTAAAAGGTGGTCATTGGCTTTGTCATAGGATTTTCTAATCTTCATTTCATCAAAGGACAAAACACATATTTTTTCAGATTCAGTTAAGtgagaattttttaaaatttgtagaacaGGTTTTATTATACCtggaacaattttaacttttttggtCCATGAGCGAAGGGTTGAAACAGCAGGGTATGGATAACCTTTTTTCAGCAATAATTTATATGCTTTTGGTCCAGCTGAATGTATGGCAATTCCTTGGGAGACTTCCTCAGTTGTCCATACAGTTCTAACTTTGGGCCTTTGCAGTCATTTTAGCTGTCTTTTCGTAAATATTTTATCCACCCCTGACTTCATTTCTGTTAATTCATTAACCTGCTGAAGTAACGCTTTGTTCATGTCACGTAACTTTTGGAGTTCAAGATTTTGCGCATGTTCCATATCTGTATttattctaaaaacaaaaataatatttttaatataggtACTATGCATACGAGTATACATAATATCTCTCTCTATctctatcagcgaggttcctacagcctctgccgcttctcgcatttcgaccgccatcgttttctgtccatccattcgtcttctttgatggctctatctttcatgatgtgccgtacattttcttcccaggcaactgaaggtcttccccttcttcttctttggtgtggtatgtaatttaaagctttctttggccatctatcttcattcattcgtttcacgtgaccataccacactagttgtcta contains:
- the LOC126886968 gene encoding uncharacterized protein LOC126886968; its protein translation is MYADDVVLVGNSERDLEQKLEQWRQALEEKGLKLSRTKTEYLECSFKDGATTNKMVSLDGEMIVKSNSFKYLGSVLQSNGEIDGDACSRIRAGWMKWKEASGVLCDRKIPMKLKGKFYKTAIRPAMMYGTECWAVKKKEEQRMHVAEMRMLR